One Capra hircus breed San Clemente chromosome 29, ASM170441v1, whole genome shotgun sequence genomic region harbors:
- the CHRM1 gene encoding muscarinic acetylcholine receptor M1, with translation MNTSAPPAVSPNITVLAPGKGPWQVAFIGITTGLLSLATVTGNLLVLISFKVNTELKTVNNYFLLSLACADLIIGTFSMNLYTTYLLMGHWALGTLACDLWLALDYVASNASVMNLLLISFDRYFSVTRPLSYRAKRTPRRAALMIGLAWLVSFVLWAPAILFWQYLVGERTVLAGQCYIQFLSQPIITFGTAMAAFYLPVTVMCTLYWRIYRETENRARELAALQGSETPGKGGGSSSSSERSQPGAEGSPETPPGLCCRCCRTPRLLQAYSWKEEEEEDEGSMESLTSSEGEEPGSEVVIKMPMVDPEAQAPAKQPPRSSPNTVKRPTRKGRERAGKGQKPRGKEQLAKRKTFSLVKEKKAARTLSAILLAFILTWTPYNIMVLVSTFCKDCVPETLWELGYWLCYVNSTINPMCYALCNKAFRDTFRLLLLCRWDKRRWRKIPKRPGSVHRTPSRQC, from the coding sequence ATGAATACCTCAGCTCCACCTGCCGTCAGCCCCAACATCACTGTCCTGGCACCAGGAAAGGGTCCCTGGCAAGTGGCCTTCATCGGGATCACCACGGGCCTCCTGTCACTAGCCACGGTGACAGGCAACCTGCTGGTGCTCATCTCTTTCAAAGTCAACACGGAGCTCAAGACGGTCAACAACTACTTCCTGCTGAGCCTGGCCTGTGCTGACCTCATCATCGGTACCTTCTCCATGAACCTCTACACCACGTATCTGCTCATGGGCCACTGGGCTCTGGGCACGCTGGCCTGCGACCTCTGGCTGGCCCTGGACTATGTGGCCAGCAACGCCTCGGTCATGAACCTGCTGCTCATCAGCTTCGACCGCTACTTCTCAGTGACCCGGCCCCTGAGCTACCGCGCCAAGCGCACACCCCGCCGGGCAGCCCTGATGATCGGCCTGGCTTGGCTGGTCTCGTTCGTGCTCTGGGCCCCGGCCATCCTCTTCTGGCAGTACCTGGTAGGGGAGCGGACGGTGCTGGCCGGGCAGTGCTACATCCAGTTCCTCTCACAGCCCATCATCACCTTTGGCACGGCCATGGCTGCCTTCTACCTCCCCGTCACGGTCATGTGCACCCTCTACTGGCGCATCTACCGGGAGACAGAGAACCGGGCCAGGGAGCTGGCAGCCCTGCAGGGCTCGGAGACGCCGGGGAAGgggggcggcagcagcagcagctcagagcGGTCCCAGCCGGGGGCCGAAGGCTCCCCAGAGACCCCTCCAGGgctctgctgccgctgctgccggACCCCCCGGCTGCTCCAGGCCTATAgctggaaggaggaagaggaggaggatgaaggCTCCATGGAGTCCCTCACCTCCTCGGAGGGTGAGGAGCCTGGCTCCGAGGTGGTGATCAAGATGCCCATGGTGGACCCCGAGGCGCAGGCCCCTGCCAAGCAGCCGCCCCGGAGCTCCCCAAATACGGTCAAGAGGCCGACCCGGAAGGGGCGCGAGCGGGCGGGCAAGGGCCAGAAGCCCCGTGGGAAGGAGCAGCTGGCCAAGCGGAAGACCTTCTCGCTGGTCAAGGAGAAGAAGGCGGCTCGGACCCTGAGCGCCATCCTGCTGGCCTTCATCCTCACCTGGACGCCGTACAACATCATGGTGCTGGTGTCCACCTTCTGCAAGGACTGTGTCCCCGAGACCCTGTGGGAGCTGGGCTACTGGCTGTGCTATGTCAACAGCACCATCAACCCCATGTGCTACGCGCTCTGCAACAAAGCCTTCCGGGACACCTTCCGCCTGCTGCTGCTCTGCCGCTGGGACAAGCGTCGCTGGCGCAAGATCCCCAAGCGCCCCGGCTCTGTGCACCGCACCCCCTCCCGCCAGTGCTGA